The sequence TGCCGATGCGAGCTGAATTCGTGACCAGAGCGGGGAGCGTGACCCTGGTGAACTGGAGACCGGACGTGGTGCGACGCCGGATCAGCGCCCACGGCAGTCCACCTGGACGCACCATCTGAACACTCAGCGGTTACCCGGAAGTGAGTCCGCTCACTACCGTTGAACCGTCAACGCGGTTACCAAAGGCTCTGAACAACCGCGGATTTGGAGGAAACCATGATCTTCGACTTCGACCAGCACCTCTTCGAGTACCCGACGATGTGGATGGACTACATCGACCCGGACAAGAAGGACTTGGCATTGGAGGTCATCCGCGACGACCTCGGATACCCCTGGGTGGCGTCGCGGCTGACCAATCAGCGTTGCTACATCTACTCGAATACCGTGCCGGAGGACGGCTTCGTGTCGCAGTTCAGCCCGTGGCAGCGGTGGAAGGACGGGTTGGCGGCCGACGTCGACTACGTGGCTGAAATGCCTGCGGAAACCACGGACCCGAAGGCTCGAGTGGCGAAGCTCGACGACATCGGTGTTGACAAGACCCTTCTCTTCCCGCATTTCGGCGCGGTCTGGGGCCGGTTCTTCGCCGACCGGTTGGAGATCATCCGGGCCAACCTGACCGCATGGAACCGGTGGGCCGTTGCGGTCCGCCAGGAGGGTGGGGGCCGCCTCGAACCGGTCGGTCACGTGACCCTCGCCGGCGGCAGCTTCGACTGGCTGGACAAGGAACTCGCGTACCTCAGTGCAAACGGTGTGCGCGCGGCCACGTTGTCCTACGGGCTGGTCAGCGGGCGGCGGATGGCACACCCCGATCACGACCACGCGTGGAAGGCCTTCGTGGACAACGGGATCACACCGATCTTTCACATTCAAGATGCGGACATCCGAGCCAGCGGCCTCGATGACCGATGGTTCCCCGACGACGCAGATCCGCTCTTCGGTGCCCTCGACATGGCGTTCTCCCACCTCGGTGTCCAGGTGGCGATCGCCGACCTGATCTTCAGCGGTGTCTTCGACCGGTTCCCGACGCTGAAGTTCGCCACCGTCGAACTGACCGCTGCGTGGTTCCAGGCGATGCTGGGTGCCGCCGAGGGATTTCCGGGGTCGGCGGCGGCCGGCGCGATCAACGGTCCGGGCCTGGACATCTCGTATCGGGTGGAAGGCTTCCTGCGCCGCAACATTGTCGAGCTGAAGAAGAACCCGAGCGAATACCTGTACGAGAACTTCCGGTTCACCGTCAATCCGATGGAACCGGTCAAGTCGTACATCGACGGTGGGCTGGAGGACAACCTCATGCTCGGCAGCGACTTCCCGCACTGCGAAGGCTTCCACAAGCCACTGGATACCTTCGCCGGTCCCCTGACCGGCACCACCGACGAGCAGAAGCGAAAATTCCTCGGCGGCAACGCCGTCAACCTGCTCGGGCTTTGAGTTTCGGCTCGATCAACCAGTGAAAAAGGAGTGCACAGATGAGTAACCAAGCCGTTGTCCAAGCCTTCCTCAAGGGTATGGAGCAACCGATTTCCCGGATTCCCGAGCATCTCCGCAAGTCGATGACCGATGACGCGGTCTGGGGTAATTCCGGATTCCCGCCCTGCGTGGGGATCGACGACATCATGTCCAAGCACGAGATGAGCGCGAAGGTGTTCGGCGATTACATACTGACGGCCGACATTCTGCACATCGCCGAGAGCCCGGACGGGGTCGTGTTCACCGAACGAATCGATGTCGGCCGAACCCAGGCCGGTGAAGAGATCCTCACCGTACCCGTCGTCGGGGTTTTCGAGGTCCGTGACGGCAAGATCGCCCGGTGGACCGACTACTTCGATCCTCGCGGACTTCTTGAGGGGTTGTCCGTGCTTCCGGACGTCGAAGCCTTCTTCACGGGGAAGGCCCCTTCGACCAGCTGACCCTGGGGGTGCGGTGGCGGGGCCGTTCTGCCAACGGCCCCGGCGCTGCGCCGGTTTGAGACGATTCCGCGAGCAAAGGTGTGCAATGACCGGTCTGCTGATCGACGGCGTACTTCGAGGTGCCGCCGACGACCGCACCTATCCGAACATCAACCCGGCGACCGAGCAGAGCATCGGCACGGCGCCCGACGCGGACCGAGCCGATCTCGACGCGGCGGTCGGGGCGGCGAGACGGGCCTTCGACCACACCGAGTGGTCCCGCGACCACGAGTTCCGGGCGCATTGCCTACGGCAGCTGCGAAACGGACTTGAGGCGGAGAAGGGCCGTCTCCGCGACGTCCTGGTTCGTGAAGCGGGCGTCCCTGTCGCGTTGACGTATTCGATCTGGCTGGACACGATCCTCGATGCCGTTTCGTACTGGGCCGATCTCGCGGTGTCCTATCCGTACCAGACCGAGCTGGCCGCGCGCGAGACCCTGGCCGGCGCGGCGGCTAGGCGGATGGTGCTGCACGAGCCGATCGGTGTCGTCGCAGCGATCACGCCGTGGAACTATCCGTTGGCGTGCAACATCTTCAAGGTGTCTGCCGCGTTGGCTGCCGGCTGCACGGTCGTGCTCAAACCAGCACCGGACACCCCCTGGAGCGGCTCGGAGTTGGGCCGCGTGATCGTGGAGCACACCGATATCCCTGCCGGCGTCGCCAACGTCGTCACGGCCGCGGACCCGCTGCTCGGCGAAGCGCTGGTCCGTGATCCCCGCGTCGACCTCGTCCACTTCACCGGATCGACGCAGGTCGGCAAGCAGATCATGGTGTCAGCCGCCGACGCGGTCACCCGGGTCTGCCTTGAACTCGGCGGCAAGTCGGCGAACATCGTGCTGGACGACGCGGACATCCCGTCACTGGGCGCAGCGTTCGCCGGAGTGTGCGCACACGCCGGGCAGGGCTGTGCGCTCACCACCAGGCTGCTGCTACCTCGCAGCCGATACGACGAGGGGATTGCGGTGGCGCAAGCCGCATTCGAAGCTCTCAAATGCGGTGACCCCAGCGACCCCGAGGTCGTGGTCGGTCCTGTCATCAACGCGCGCCAGCGGGCCCGGATTTTGGACCTGATCGGACAGGGCAAGCAGGAGGCCCGGATTCTGGTCGGCGGCGGAACACCGCAGGCATTGACAACCGGTTACTACGTGGAACCAACATTGTTCTGCGACGTCGACCCCGACGCCGTCATCGCCCAGCAGGAGATCTTCGGCCCGGTGCTGGCGGTCATCCCGTACGACGACGTCGACCACGCCGTACAGATCGCGAACAACAGCATCTACGGTTTGTCGGCCGCCGTGCACAGCGGTGACCTCGAGCGGGCGATGACGCTCGCACGGCGGATTCGGACCGGCACCGTGAGTGTCAACGGTGCGGTCTGGCTGGCTGCCGACACCCCGTTCGGGGGATACAAGCAAAGCGGGCTGGGTCGCGAACTCGGCGTCGAGGGCTTCGCGGAGTTCTTGGAAACCAAATCCGTCGCGCTACCCGGTTGATTGTCGACAGGAGAAAGGAACTGCCGTGCTTGGCTTGATGCAGGATCGACCGCTTACGCTGCCTCATCTGCTCCATCGCGCCGAGCGGTACTTCGGCCACAAGGAGATCGCCACCGCCGGCGCGGACGGGGCTGTGTCGGTGTCCACGATCGGTGAGGTCTGCCAGAAGGTGCGACGCCTAGCCACGGCGTTCGATGCGTTGGGACTGGCCGCCGACGCGCGGATCGGTACGTTCTGCTGGAATACCGTCGACCACCTGGCCCTGTATTTGGCCGCGCCGTGTACCGGACGGGTGTTGCACACCATCAACATTCGGCTGTTCGGTGACCAGATCATTTACATCGCCAACCATGCACAAGATGAAATCCTCTTCGTCGACCGGTCGTTGCTCGGCATCCTGTGGCCACTCGCCGACGAGCTGTCGAGCGTGAAGTACTTCGTCGTCATCGAAGACGGTGCATCCAACGAGCTCCCCGACGATCCGCGCGTGCTCACCTTCGACGGTCTGCTGCAGAACCGACCGTACGACGGCGAATTTCGCGTCACCGACGAGCACCGCGCGGCAGCGATGTGTTACACGTCGGGTACCACCGGCAACCCCAAGGGTGTGGTCTATTCACACCGATCCACCGTGCTGCATTCCTTGGCCGCACTCGCCGCCGACGTGACGGGCCTCTCCGAAAGCGACGTCGTGATGCCGATCGTGCCGATGTTTCACGCCAACTCGTGGGGCCTGCCGTATGCGGCGCTGCTGGCGGGTGCGTCGCTGGTGCTCCCCGGCCCCAACATGGACCCGGCCGCGTTGCTGGGTTTGTTGGCCGACCATCGCGTCACTGTGACCGCGGCCGTGCCGACGATCTGGATGAGCCTGGTGCCGATGCTCGACGATTACGACCTGTCCTCGGTGCGATTCATTCTCAGCGGAGGGTCGGCAGTTCCCAAAGCGCTGTCGCAAACATACGTACATTCCATCGGGGTTCCGCTGACCCATGTCTGGGGGATGACCGAGACCAGCCCGTTGGCCACAACCGGTACGCCCCGTTCGCACCACGCTCGGCTGTCAGAGGACCAACTGGCCGCGACACGGGAGCGCCAGGGGCCGCCCGTTCCGCTGGTGCAGCTCCGGCTTGCTGACGACAACGGCGCCGAACAGCCCTGGGACGACCGCTCCGCCGGAGAGGTTCAGGTCGCCGGACCCTGGATCGCGGGTGCTTACTACCGCAGCGACGCCAACGATTCTGCCTTCACCCCCGACGGCTGGCTGCGCACCGGCGACGTCGGGGTGTGCGACGAATTCGGCTCGTTGCTCCTCGTCGACCGCACGAAGGATCTGATCAAGTCCGGCGGCGAGTGGATCAGCTCCGTGCAACTGGAGAACGAGATCATGGCTCATCCCAAGGTCGCCGAAGCGGCGGTGATCGCGGTTCCTCACGAGCGCTGGGGCGAGCGGCCGCTGGCTTGTGTGGTGGTGCAGCCGGGGGAATCACTGAGCGTCGAGGAACTCATCGAACACCTGACGCCGCGGGTGTCCAGATGGTGGCTTCCGGACGGCGTCGAGTTCATCGATTCGATACCCAAAACGAGCGTCGGCAAGTTCAGCAAGAAGACCTTGCGGGCCCGGTTCGAGAACTACCGATTCATCGGGCCTTCCGCCGCGCAACCCGCCGAGCACTCGACCTAGCGAGCAGTACTGATCACGAGGAATCCAGCATGAGACGGTCGATCTTCGAGCCGGAGCACGAACAGCTCAGGCAGACGGCCCGACGCTACATCGAGCGCGAAGTGGCGCCGAACGCCAAGAGGTGGGAGGCGAACGGCATCGTCGACCGGTCGGCGTACAGCGCGGCAGGGCGCTACGGTCTGATCGGCTTCAACATGCCCGAGGAGTATGGCGGCGGGGGATCTGACGACTTTCGGTTCAACGCCGTGATCGTCGAGGAACTCGCCAAGTTCGGGTTTCTGACCCCGGCACTAAGCGTGCACAACGACATCGTCGGTCCATACTTCAAGTCCCTGGCCACACCCGAACAGAAGGAGCGGTGGCTGCCGGGTTACACAACCGGGGAGCTCATCGGGGCGATTGCGATGAGTGAACCGTCCGCCGGCAGCGATCTGGCTGGCATGCGTACGACCGCGGTTCGGTCCGGGCCGGACTGGATCCTCAACGGGTCCAAGACGTTCATCTCCGCCGGCATCAACAGCGACTTGGTGATCGTGGTGGCGCGCACCGACCCGGCCGCCGGCCATAAAGGCTTCTCATTGTTGGTCGTGGAACGCGGTATGGCCGGCTTCGAGCGTGGTCGCAAACTCGACAAGATGGGGCAGCCAGCGCAGGACACCGCCGAACTCAGCTTCACCGACGTCCGCATTCCGGCCGCCAACCTCCTCGGTGAGGAGAACCGCGGCTTCTATCACCTCATGGAAAACCTGCCGTACGAACGGCTCTCGATCGCTGTCGCGGCCGTTGCGGGTGCACGTGAGACATTGCGAACCACCCTGCAGTACGCCAAGGACCGCACCGCGTTCGGGCAGCCGATCGGGAGTTTCCAGCACAACCGGTTCGTCCTTGCAGAACTCGACACCGAGCTCGACATCGCACAGCAGTATGTCGACCGATGTCTGCAGGCGGTGACCGACGGGGATTTCAACGCTGTCGACGCGGCCAAGGTCAAATGGTGGAGCACCGAACTGGCCAAGCGTGTGGTGGACGCCTGTTTGCAGCTCCACGGCGGATACGGATACATGAACGAGTACAAGGTGGCCAAGGACTTCGTCGACACCCGGATCCAGACGATATACGGCGGGACCACTGAGGTCATGAAGGACCTCATCGGTCGCAGCCTCGGGCTATGAGCGTAGAGCCGAAAAGCATTGGTACGAGGCGTGATCGAATGAATCTTACTGCGGTCGTCATTTGAAAATTCGCGTGTTGTATGGCAGACGGGAATCGGGTGAACTTGAGGCGACATCGGATCCGGAACAAGAACCGGCGCCGGTGAGTGATAGGAGAACCTTTCGATGACAGCCACCGCTCAACCCGGGACACAGCGCGACTACCATAGTACTGGACCGGAACTCGGGATTCGTGACCGGTACACCTCGGCCGACTTCGCCAGGCTGGAGAACGAGAAGCTGTGGCCGCGAGTCTGGCAGGTGGCTTGCCGGATCGAAGAAGTCCAGAATCCCGGCGACTTCTGTGAGTATCAGATCGGTGATCAGTCGATCCTGATCGTGCGCACCGAGGCCGGGGAGATCAAGGCCCTGCACAACGTGTGCCAACACCGCGGCATGCGCCTCAAAGACGGCAGGGGATCGACCCGCGAGATTCGGTGCCGGTCGCACTCCTGGTGCTGGAATCTCGATGGGTCGCTCAAGGAAGTCATCGACCCGCAGGACTTCGACCAGAACGCCATCTCGCCACAGGCCCTACGACTGCCCGAGTGCAAGGTGGAAGTGTGGGCGGGCTTCGTCTTCATCAACATGGACCAGAACGCGGCGCCACTACACGAGTTTTTGGGTCCGGTGCGGGAACGGGTGGAGCACTATGGAATTCACAAGATGGTGTGCACACGGCTGAGATCCGCGGTGGTGGACTGTAACTGGAAGCTGGGCCACGAAGCGTTCATCGAGACCTACCACGCCGTCGGTACCCATCCGCAGGCCCTACGGTACCTCGACGATACGGGGATGATCTACGAGCAGCACGGCGATCATGGAATGCACCGCATCAAGCCGGGCAACGTTGGCCGACCCAGCGCCCGGCTTGGTGATGATGTCGGGGACCGCAAGGACATCCTGCTGGCTCTGACGGCTGACCTGGCCGAGTTTGATTACTACAACGAGGCCGATGTCGAGATGGCCAACGCGCTGCTGGACACCGCGATGGCGCTGCCCGAAGACGTCAGCATGGGTACCTTTTTTGCCGACGTTCGGCGTCAGCAAGCCAAGGCCGAAGGCATTGATCTCAGCGGCTTCGACGATTCCGAGCTGCTAGCCGGTGAACTGTGGAACATCTTCCCGAACTTCACCATTCCGTGCAACGCGGGCAACGCGCTGATCCTGCGGTTCACCCCCAACGGCCTCAACCACGAACAGTGCATCATCGATATCTATTACATGAAGCTCTTCGCCGACGGTGCCGAGCGTCCGCCTATGGAGTTCGAGTTCTACGAAGACTGGCGTGACACCAAGGCCTGGGGCACTGTGGCGATGCAGGACTTCACGAACCTGCCGTTCTGGCAGCGCGGTGTGCACTCCCGTGGCTTCCGCGGCCCGCTGTGGGGACGGCCGGACGGCAACGTGAGCAACCTGCACCGGGCTCTGTCCGAATATCTGGCGAAGTGACGGTGGATGGCCCGCCGCTCGGCACCGACTGAAAACCACTGCGTTCGGGTGGATCCCGTCGGTGCCGTGCTCACCATCGCCGAGGGCGAGACGATCATGGACGCGGCGGTGCGCAGCGGATACCGCTGGCCGACAATGTGTCACGGCGACGGTACGTGCTCGATCTGCTGGGTGGAGGTGACGACGGGGGAGGAACACCTGTCCCACCCCGGTTCCCGGGAAATCGAAACGGTCGAGATGCTGTTGGCTCGCAGGGGATCGGCGGGTCGCATCCGGCTCGCCTGCCAGGCCCGGGTCAGCGGGGATGTCACGGTGCGAAAGAACGGTGTCCGTCCACTGCAGGGCGACGCACGATGACCCAGTCCCGCGCTGATTGGGACCCCGGATCCGGTCTCGGACTGACCGCCACCGAGGCGGCCGCCGCCCGAGCCGCCGCGGCCAGAAGACAAGACCCACTGATCATCGACCCCTACGCCGAGCCATTGGTATCAGCCGTCGGCGTCGAGTTCTTCACACGGCTCGCCGCCGGAGAACTCGACGAGTCCGGCTTCGCCCTGCCAGGCATGGTGGACTGGGTCGCCACGCGGAGCAGGTTCTTCGACGACTTCCTCACCGCGAGCCAGCACGCCGGAACGACCCAGGTCGTGATCATCGGAGCGGGACTCGACTCCCGGGCCTACCGGTTGCCCTGGTCGTCCGGTGCCACGCTGTACGAGTTGGACCTCGCCGAGGTGTTGAGCTTCAAGACCCGGACGATGACCAATCTCGGCGTGCACCCTCGAGTCGACCACCGTGTCGTCGGGGTGGACCTGCGCGATGATTGGGTCACGGTTCTCCGCCACAACGGCTTCGACGACACGGTGCCCACCGCATGGAGTGCCGAAGGGCTCATGCCCTATCTGCCGGCGACGGCCCGCCACCGGCTCCTCGACGGGATCTCGGCGCTCAGCCCCGCTGGCAGCAGGTTCGCCGCAGATACGGTGGTCGACGTCGACAAACTCAGGGAAAGGATCGCGGGATCACCCGGTACGAACGTGCGACCCGTCGAGCATCGGCTCGACACGTCCACGGCGGCAGCTGGTTCGGGACGCGAGATGGTCGCAGTTCATCTCCAGGCGCATCGATGGGCAGCGACGAGCTTCACCGCCGCCGCGGTTTTCGCCACCTATGGAGTCCCGACTCCCACCGTGGACGTCATCACGGATATCGAATTCGTGACAGCGATTCGCAGTACCTGATCACACCGCCGTCATCTGGAAGCATTTGAAATTCGGTGCGTTGTCTCGCGTTCCGTCGGCCACGAAGGTGTACATGCGAACCACGACGTGAAGGAGACCTGGGCATGGACAGCGCGACGCGACTCGACCTGTACCGGATGATGCGGTTGATCCGAACCTACGAGGAGGCGATCCTTCGCGAATACCACCTCGACAAGAAGCCAAGCTTCAACATCGCGATGGGACAGATTCCCGGCGAGATGCACCTGTCGACCGGGCAGGAACCGGTGCCGGCAGGCTTCTGCGCGCATCTGAGGCGAGAGGATGCCGTCACCGGGCCGCACCGCCCGCACGGCTGGGCGCTTGCCAAGGGCGTCGACATCGACAAGATGACCGCCGAGATATTCGGGCGCGTAGACGGTCTCGGCAAGGGCCGAGGCGGCCACATGCACCTGTTCGACCAGGAGACACACTTTTCCTGCTCGGGAATCATCGCCGAAGGGCTGCCAACCGCCCTCGGCATCGCAATGGTCTTCAAACGGGAGGGAGCCGGACGGGTGGCGGTGGCCACCACCGGCGATGGCGCAGCGAACCAGGGTGCCTTCCACGAGTCGCTCAACCTCGCGGCCCTGTGGAACCTTCCGGTCGTCTTCGTGATCGAAGACAACGGCTGGGGGGTCTCTGTGGCCAAGAAGCAGTCGACCGCGATTGCCTCCAACGCCGACCGCGCCGTGGCCTACGGAATGCCCGGGGTCCTGGTCAAGGACAACGACGTAGAGGCCATCTATGACGCGGCCGGCGACGCGATCACCCGCGCCCGCAACGGCGGCGGACCCACCTTGATCGAAGTCGAGACGCTGCGACTGTGGGGCCACTTCGAAGGCGACGCCCAAGTGTACCGGCCTGACCTCGAAGGCGTCGCCGCAGCCGATCCCCTTCCGGCATATGAGAAACGGCTGCGCGATTCCGCTGTGCTCAGTGCCGACACGGCGGCTGAAATCGAAGCGTGGGCGGTCGAGAAAGTCGAGAGCGCAATCCGGTTCGCCAAAGGCTCGCCGGTCCCTGATCCGGCCACAGCCCGTGACTACCAGTTCGTCTAGACCCCACGCAAAGGAGCAGACATGACCACCAGCGTACGCGCAACGCGGAAGTTGACAGTCTCCAAGGCGATGGTCGAAGCCATCTCCTCGGAGATGGAGCGCAACCCATCGGTGTTCGTAATGGGCGAGGATATCGGCCCGTTCGGTGGGGTCTTCGACCAGACTGCCGGCTTGATCGACCGGTTCGGTCCGGAGCGGGTGATCGACACGCCGATCTCGGAGACCGGCTTCATCGGTGCCGCCGTCGGTGCGGCCATCGAGGGAATGCGGCCGATCGTGGAGTTGATGTTCGTCGACTTCTTCGGTGTCTGCATGGACCAGATCTACAACCACATGGCCAAAATTCATCTGCTTTCCGGAGGCAACATCAAGGTGCCTCTGGTGCTGATGTCGGCCGTCGGCGGCGGTTATTCGGATGGCGCACAACATTCGCAGTGCCTGTGGGGCACCTTCGCGCACCTGCCGGGAATGAAGGTCGTGGTACCGAGTTCGCCCGCCGACGCCAAGGGCATGATGATCGCGGCGATCCGCGATGACAACCCGGTCGTCTACATGTTCCACAAGGGCATCATGGGGCTGTCCTGGATGGCCAAGACCAGTCGCTCCCTTGGCCCGGTCCCTCGGGACTCCTACGAGATCGACTTGGGCAAGGCCAACGTCGTCCGGCCTGGCACCGACATCTCGATCGTCACCCTGTCGCTGTCGGTGCACCATGCCCTCGATGTCGCCGACGAACTGGCCAATGACGGGATCGACTGCGAGGTGGTGGATCTGCGCAGCCTGGTGCCGCTCGATACCGACACCGTCCTCGAGTCGGTAGCCAAGACCGGCCGCCTGCTCGTGGTCGATGAGGACTATGAGTCATTCGGGCTCTCCGGTGAGATCATCGCCCGCGTCACCGAACGCGACCCGAAACTGTTCACGGTTCCGCCGGCCCGTGTTTGCGTCCCCGATGTGTCGTTGCCCTATGCCCGGCCACTCGAGCTGGCCGTGCTCCCCACCCCTGAGCGCATCCGCGCCGCTGTGGTCGAGATGATGAGGAAATAGAGAATCCATGACAGACGTATTGTTCCCCCCGATGTCGGAGAATGACCCGGACGCCGAGGGGGTGGTGTCCACCTGGTTCGTCGCCGACGGGGACGAAGTCATCGAGGGTGACCTGATCGCAGAAGTGGCCGTAGACAAGGCCGACATGGAAATCGTTGCCCCCCAGTCAGGCACGATCACGCTGCTGGTCGCCGAAGACCAGGGTGTGCAACAGGCCAGCCCGATCGCCAGGATCTCCTAGCCGGGGCCGTGGCCGTCACCCCGGGCGGACGCCGGTTGTTGCGGTTGGAGGTGCGCAACGCACACACCCCGATCGAGGACAAACCGCCGTGGATCAGAATCCGGGCCCACATGGGACCGGAGTACACCGAGCTGCGCGAACTGGTGCGCCGCGAAAACCTGCATACCGTGTGCCAGGAAGCGGGCTGCCCTAACATCTTCGAATGCTGGGAGGACCGGGAGGCGACGTTTCTGATCGGCGGCAATCAATGCAGTCGGCGCTGCGACTTCTGCCAGATCGACACGGGCAGACCGGCGCCGCTCGATCGCGACGAACCGCGCCGGGTGGCCGAGAGCGTGCAGGCGATGGGTCTGCGGTATGCAACGGTCACCGGCGTCGCGCGCGATGATCTGCCCGATGGCGGCGCGTGGCTCTACGCCCAGACTGTCCGCGAGATCAAGACGCTGAACCCCGCCACCGGTGTGGAGTTGCTCATCCCTGACTTCAACGCCGAGGCAGCCTTACTCGATGAGGTATTTCGGACGCGACCAGAAGTGCTGGCACACAACCTGGAAACGGTTCCGCGGATCTTCAAGCGGATCCGGCCGGCGTTCGGCTACCGGCGCAGCCTCGACGTCCTTGCAGCCGCCCGCGACGCCGGGTTGGTCACCAAATCGAACCTCATCCTCGGACTCGGGGAAGCCACCGGTGAGGTTCACCAGGCTTTGCGGGACCTGCGAGGAACGGGATGTGACATCGTCACCATCACCCAGTACCTGCGACCGTCACCGCGGCATCATCCGGTCGACCGCTGGGTACACCCGGACGAGTTCGCCGACTTCGCCACCTATGCTGAGGGTCTCGGATTCGCTGGTGTGCTAGCCGGACCGCTCGTGCGGTCGTCCTACCGCGCCGGCCGACTGTACGCTCGGGCGGTGCAACTGCGTGAGGAAAACTCAACAGGCTAGCCTCGATTTCTTCGGACCGCACCATCCATCTGGTTATGGGCGGTCACCAGGCGGCGTTCGGGTCGACGATCACCCAGCTGCCCACCCCGGGTAGCGGCAATTCCAGGTTTTGCCAAGTAGGACAAATACTTCCGTGCATTACAGACCCATGTCACGGGCCAATTCATGGCATGTCGACTATCGTCCGCGACACCACCTTCTGTACCAGAGCTACGGGTTCGGGCCCCCGCAGTTCCGGTACAGAAGGTGGTGTGGACGACGTTGGCTACGGCTGCTCCGGCGGAACCGGAATCGCGAAGACGTTCAACGTGGCCGAGGCGCCGAGATAGGTGCCGGCCAGGTTGACCAGGTCGACGAGCCCGCGTTGCCCGAATGCCGCTTCAGCTGCGTGGTAGGTGTCATTGCTGACACGGTAGGTCGACACCAGTTCCTGGACGAACTGGGCGGCGATCAGCTCGTCGCCGGACAATCCCACCGCCGGCTCTCCGCTGGCAAGCGCGTCGATCGCATCCTGAGGAACCCCGACCATCTGCGCGGCAAGCTTGTGGGCGTAGAGCTCATATCCCGAACCCCACTGCCCGCCGACGGACAGAATGATGATCTCCTTGACCCTCGGCGACAGCGTCGAGGCGGCGAATGCGTTGCCGACGTCGAAGAGCGCCCCACCGATCGTCGGGTTGTACAGATAGGAGTTCAGCGGGCCGATCAGCTGTCCCTCCGGGGACAGCAGTTGAATCCCGGTGGCCTGCTGCGTCGGGATCGCGACCGCCTTGATCTGCGCCGCGAGCTCGAGTTGTGCCGGGGTTGCCGTGCTCAGGTCGAGCAACGGCAGCCGCCCGCCCAGACCGTACTCGTCGCTGGGCGGCACCGGTGACGGCGGAGCCGGCGGGATCGGGGCGGCGAACTGGTCCGGCCCCTGCACCTCGAATGCGTTGAGCAGTGCCGAGGCGCCGAGGTACGTACCGGCCAGATTGGCCATGTCGACCACGCCCGCCTGCCCGAATGCCTCCACCGCCGCGGCGTAGGTTGCGTCGCTGACCCGGTGCGTCGACACCAGTTCCTGAACGAACTGGGCGGCGACCAATTCGTTGCCGGTGAG comes from Mycolicibacterium pulveris and encodes:
- a CDS encoding amidohydrolase family protein, coding for MIFDFDQHLFEYPTMWMDYIDPDKKDLALEVIRDDLGYPWVASRLTNQRCYIYSNTVPEDGFVSQFSPWQRWKDGLAADVDYVAEMPAETTDPKARVAKLDDIGVDKTLLFPHFGAVWGRFFADRLEIIRANLTAWNRWAVAVRQEGGGRLEPVGHVTLAGGSFDWLDKELAYLSANGVRAATLSYGLVSGRRMAHPDHDHAWKAFVDNGITPIFHIQDADIRASGLDDRWFPDDADPLFGALDMAFSHLGVQVAIADLIFSGVFDRFPTLKFATVELTAAWFQAMLGAAEGFPGSAAAGAINGPGLDISYRVEGFLRRNIVELKKNPSEYLYENFRFTVNPMEPVKSYIDGGLEDNLMLGSDFPHCEGFHKPLDTFAGPLTGTTDEQKRKFLGGNAVNLLGL
- a CDS encoding limonene-1,2-epoxide hydrolase family protein; this encodes MSNQAVVQAFLKGMEQPISRIPEHLRKSMTDDAVWGNSGFPPCVGIDDIMSKHEMSAKVFGDYILTADILHIAESPDGVVFTERIDVGRTQAGEEILTVPVVGVFEVRDGKIARWTDYFDPRGLLEGLSVLPDVEAFFTGKAPSTS
- a CDS encoding aldehyde dehydrogenase family protein, translating into MTGLLIDGVLRGAADDRTYPNINPATEQSIGTAPDADRADLDAAVGAARRAFDHTEWSRDHEFRAHCLRQLRNGLEAEKGRLRDVLVREAGVPVALTYSIWLDTILDAVSYWADLAVSYPYQTELAARETLAGAAARRMVLHEPIGVVAAITPWNYPLACNIFKVSAALAAGCTVVLKPAPDTPWSGSELGRVIVEHTDIPAGVANVVTAADPLLGEALVRDPRVDLVHFTGSTQVGKQIMVSAADAVTRVCLELGGKSANIVLDDADIPSLGAAFAGVCAHAGQGCALTTRLLLPRSRYDEGIAVAQAAFEALKCGDPSDPEVVVGPVINARQRARILDLIGQGKQEARILVGGGTPQALTTGYYVEPTLFCDVDPDAVIAQQEIFGPVLAVIPYDDVDHAVQIANNSIYGLSAAVHSGDLERAMTLARRIRTGTVSVNGAVWLAADTPFGGYKQSGLGRELGVEGFAEFLETKSVALPG
- a CDS encoding long-chain fatty acid--CoA ligase yields the protein MLGLMQDRPLTLPHLLHRAERYFGHKEIATAGADGAVSVSTIGEVCQKVRRLATAFDALGLAADARIGTFCWNTVDHLALYLAAPCTGRVLHTINIRLFGDQIIYIANHAQDEILFVDRSLLGILWPLADELSSVKYFVVIEDGASNELPDDPRVLTFDGLLQNRPYDGEFRVTDEHRAAAMCYTSGTTGNPKGVVYSHRSTVLHSLAALAADVTGLSESDVVMPIVPMFHANSWGLPYAALLAGASLVLPGPNMDPAALLGLLADHRVTVTAAVPTIWMSLVPMLDDYDLSSVRFILSGGSAVPKALSQTYVHSIGVPLTHVWGMTETSPLATTGTPRSHHARLSEDQLAATRERQGPPVPLVQLRLADDNGAEQPWDDRSAGEVQVAGPWIAGAYYRSDANDSAFTPDGWLRTGDVGVCDEFGSLLLVDRTKDLIKSGGEWISSVQLENEIMAHPKVAEAAVIAVPHERWGERPLACVVVQPGESLSVEELIEHLTPRVSRWWLPDGVEFIDSIPKTSVGKFSKKTLRARFENYRFIGPSAAQPAEHST
- a CDS encoding acyl-CoA dehydrogenase family protein; its protein translation is MRRSIFEPEHEQLRQTARRYIEREVAPNAKRWEANGIVDRSAYSAAGRYGLIGFNMPEEYGGGGSDDFRFNAVIVEELAKFGFLTPALSVHNDIVGPYFKSLATPEQKERWLPGYTTGELIGAIAMSEPSAGSDLAGMRTTAVRSGPDWILNGSKTFISAGINSDLVIVVARTDPAAGHKGFSLLVVERGMAGFERGRKLDKMGQPAQDTAELSFTDVRIPAANLLGEENRGFYHLMENLPYERLSIAVAAVAGARETLRTTLQYAKDRTAFGQPIGSFQHNRFVLAELDTELDIAQQYVDRCLQAVTDGDFNAVDAAKVKWWSTELAKRVVDACLQLHGGYGYMNEYKVAKDFVDTRIQTIYGGTTEVMKDLIGRSLGL